In a single window of the Pseudogemmatithrix spongiicola genome:
- a CDS encoding 23S rRNA (pseudouridine(1915)-N(3))-methyltransferase RlmH: MKLVVAAVGKPRDAALAAAIRQYEERAAHYWPLECVDVKEEPARSLAPAQVMQREAARLAERLPASGTLMLCAPSGGRTYTSEAFAGLLQEHRERAQDLAFVIGGAYGLGPSLAERPHRVLSLAPWTLPHELARLVLMEQIYRAGTIVRGEPYHK; encoded by the coding sequence ATGAAGCTCGTGGTGGCCGCCGTCGGCAAGCCGCGTGATGCGGCGCTGGCGGCGGCCATTCGCCAGTATGAGGAGCGGGCGGCGCATTACTGGCCGCTCGAGTGCGTGGACGTGAAGGAAGAACCGGCGCGCAGCCTGGCGCCGGCGCAGGTGATGCAGCGGGAGGCGGCGCGATTGGCCGAGCGCCTGCCGGCGTCGGGAACGCTGATGCTGTGTGCGCCGAGCGGGGGGCGCACGTATACGTCCGAGGCCTTCGCCGGCTTGCTGCAGGAGCATCGGGAGCGGGCGCAGGACCTCGCGTTTGTGATCGGCGGTGCGTACGGGCTCGGGCCGTCGCTCGCGGAACGACCGCATCGCGTCCTGAGTTTGGCCCCATGGACTTTGCCGCACGAACTGGCGCGGTTGGTGTTGATGGAACAGATCTATCGCGCGGGCACCATCGTGCGCGGCGAACCCTACCACAAGTAG